The sequence below is a genomic window from Halostella salina.
CGCGGCCGCCGCGGTGGGCGGCCTCGGCGCGACGGCGCTGGCGAACAGGGCGCTCGCGCGGCGTGCCGAGCCGCTCGACCCGCCGCTCCCCGGCGACGAGGGAACCTACCGCTGGCGGGGGCTAGACGTCGCCTACACGGAGGCGGGCGACCCCGAGGACCCCGACCTGCTGCTCCTCCACGGCGTCAACGCCGCCGGCACGAGCATGGAGTTCGCGCCGGTGTTCGAACGGCTCGCGGAGTCGTACCACGTCATCGCGCCGGATCTGCCCGGCTTCGGGCGGTCGGACCGGCCGCCGCTGCTGTACTCGGCGTCGCTGTACGAGTCGTTCGTGACCGATTTCGCGCGGGACCTGACCGACGACGCGGTCTGCGTCGCCTCGTCGCTGACGGGGTCGTACGCCGTCGCGGCCGCCGAGACGGTCGGCTTCGAGCGGCTCGTGCTGATCTGCCCGTCCGACTCGTCGATGCCCGGCCGCCGGGTGTGGCTGCGGACCCTCCTGCGGTCGCCGCTGGTCGGCACCGCGCTGTTCAACCTGATCGCCAGCCGGCCCTCCATCCAGTACTTCAGCGCCGACCACGGCTACTACGACACCGACAACCGGGACCCCGAGAAGGCCGACTACCAGTGGCAGAGCGCCCACCAGCCCGGTGCGCGGTACGCCCCGGCCTCCTTCATCAGCGGCTTCCTCGACCCCGACCTGGACCTCGACGAAGCGATCGCCGACCTCGACGTTCCGGTCACGCTCGTCTGGGGCCGCGAGAGCGACATCACGCCGCTGTCCGACGGCCGCGCCCTCGCCGACGAGGCGGACGCGCGGCTGGTCGTCGTCGACTACGCCCGCCTGCTCCCCCACGCCGAACACCCCGACGAGTTCGTCGACGCCGTCGCGCCCGACCTACCGCGGGTCGAGGGCGAGTAGCCGCCGCCCCGTCGTCTCCGACGCCCCGACCGCGAGTTCGACGGCCAGCCCCCGCTCCACGTCGTCGGGGGCGACGCCGCGGAGCAGGCCGGTCACCCGGACCGGCCCGAAGCGCGTGATCGCAGTGACGTACGGGGCGTCGTCGGCGAACGACGGTGCCGCGACGTGGGCGACGGTGTACGTCTCCACCTCGCCGGCCCCGGGCAGCGACTCCTCCGAGAGGTCGGCGCTCCCGCAGTCGGGACACACCGTCCGCGGCGGGAGCCAGCCGTGGCCCTCCGGGCACGCCAGGTAGTAGGGCTCCCCGGTCTCGACCGCGTCGAGGAAGTCGTCGTAGCCCGCGTCCCGCGCGCCGGTCGGATTGTCGGTCATGCTGCGACCTCCAAAATGTGGACGATACAGCTCGCGACCGTCCCGCCGGCGTTGTGCGCGACGCCGACCTCGGCGTCCGCGACGGCGTCGCTGTTGACGTGGTCGCCGCGGAGCAGCTGGGTCGCCTCGGCGACCTGCGAGACGCCCGTCGCGCCGACGGGGTGGCCCTTCGCCTTCAGCCCGCCGGAGAGGTTGACCGGCAGGTCGCCGTCGCGGGTCGTCTCGCCGCGCCGGGCCGCACCGATCGCCTCGCCCACCTCGTAGAGGTCGAGCGACTCCAGGGCCAGCGCCTCGGCGATGGTGAAGCAGTCGTGGACCTCCGCGAAGTCGACGTCGTCCGGCCCGACGCCGGCGTCGTCGTACGCCGCCGCGGCCGCCTCGTCGGCGGCGGGCGTCCGTGCGAGATGTTCGCGGTCCTGCAGCGCCATCCCGTCGCCGCCCTGTCCCGAGCCGGTGACTGCGACCGGCGCGTCCACGCCGTGCTCGGCGGCGTACTCCTCGCTGACCAGCACCAGCGCGCTCGCGCCGTCGCTGATCGGGCAGGAGTCGTACAGGCCGAGCGGCTCGGCGACCGGCGGCGCGTCGAGCACGTCGTCGACCGTGATCGACCGCTGGTACTGCGCGAGCTCGTTGTCGAGCGCGTGCTCGTGGTTCTTCACCGCGATAGCGGCCAGGTCCTCGCGGTCGCCGCCGTACGCCGCGAAGTACGCCTGCGCCATCAGCGCGTACGCCCCCGGGAACGTCATCCCGGCCCGGACCTCCCACAGCTCGTCGGCGGCGATGGCCAGCGCCTCCGTCGCGCCGGCCGTCCCGAGGTTGGTCATCCGCTCGGCCCCGCCGACGAGGACCACGTCCTCCTCGCCGTGTCGCACGTCCCGGACCGCCGAGCGGAGCGCAGCAGCGGAGGACGCGCAGGCGCTCTCGTACCGGGTCGCCGGGGCGCGGACGCCCGCGGTCTCCGCCATCAGCGGTCCCTGGTGGCCCTGCCGCTCGGAGAGTTCGCCCATGAAGTTGCCGTACCGGAGCGACTCGACGTCGTCGCGGGGGACGCCCGCGTCCCCGAACGCCCTGTCGGCCGCAGTCCCGAACAGCTCCCGGCCCGTTCGCTCCGGCGACTCCCCGAACTCGGTCAGCCCGACGCCGGCCACGCGTACGCCTGTCATACCACGAGGTAGGCGACCGACGGGCTAAAGGGATCGGGCCGCGGGCGGTTCCGTTGGGTTTCTATACGGTCCGTCCCTAGGCGAGGACATGGACGAGGAGCCGGGTCTCAGCGACCAGTATCGGATGTCCAGCCCGTGGCCGGTGCTCATCGCCTTCGGCCTCGCCATCGCGGAGGTCGGGATCGTCTGGCCGCTGGTTCCGCTCGCGGTCGGCGGCCTGCTCATGTTCGTCGGGAGCGTCGTCGGCATCCTCCGGGAGGCGGGCTACGTCGAGAGCCCGTGGCCGCTCCTGTCCGGGTTCGCGGTCGCGCTCGTCGCCATCGGCGTCGGGCTGTTCCTGTACAGCGGCGGCGCGATCGCCGTCAACAGCGTGACGGAGAGCATGCGCACGCCGGGGAGCATCGGCCTGCGCGGCCTCGCGATCGCCGTGGCCGGCGTGCTGGCGCTCGCCGGTGCCGTCCTCGGCAAGTACTGGACGACGGCGAACGCCGAACCGCGGGTGTAACGCCGACCGACCCGCCCCGGACCGGGGGCGAACCGACAACCTATTTCCGTCCGGCCACGAACTAGCCGCCAACATGTCAGAGAAGGTTTTCGACCGGGAGACCCTGCTCGACCTCACGGTGAACGTGATCCCCCTCGGGATCATGCTGTTTTTCATCGGGGCGTTCACCTTCGCGAACCCCTTCGGCTGGGACGTGGTCTACTCGACGCTGCAGTTCGCCATCGTCGGGTCGATGATGGTGTTGCTCACGCTGCTGACGTACTGGTCCGGCAAGCTCATCTCCGAGGACGAGATGGCCCGCGAGGACGCGGCCGAGGACGCGAACGCGGAGTGAGCGACCGGCCGGGACCGACCGGCGATCCCGCCCGAACACGTACGGGGCAAACGCCGTTTAGGAAGGGTGTGAATCGCCCACCGAAAGTCGACCCGAACCTTTCTTTATCCTGCAATCCCGAGCAACGCCTATGGCAATCGAAGGGCAGTTAGCGCTGACGGTGCTGATGGGGGCCTTGCTTCTGGGGGTCGCCGTCTGGATCACGCGCCTCGAGAACTGGCGCTCGTACACGCCGCTCGCGGGCGGCGGTGCCGTCGGCGAGGAGACGGGATACGGACATCACGAGAAACCCGGCGGGCTCATCCGCTGGCTTACGACGGTCGACCACAAGGACATCGGCATCCTGTACGGAACGTACGCGCTGATCGCGTTCGTCTGGGGCGGGCTCGCCGCCGTCCTCATGCGGGCCGAACTGTCGACGGAGAGCATCGCCCTGTTGGGCAACACGCAGGTGTACAACGCCCTGCTGACGAGCCACGGGATCACGATGCTGTTCCTGTTCGGGACGCCGATCATCGCGGCCTTCGCGAACTACCTCGTGCCGCTGCTCATCGACGCGGACGACATGGCGTTCCCGCGGATCAACGCCATCGCGTTCTGGCTGCTCCCGCCCGGCGCACTGCTCATCTGGGGCGGCTTCTTCATCGCGCCGTTCACCGACGCGGTGTCGAACGCCGCCGCGACCTCCTGGACGATGTATCCGCCGCTGTCGGTCGAGCAGACCAACCCCACCGTCGACCTGATGCTGCTCGGTCTCCACCTGACGGGCGTCTCGGCGACGATGGGCGCGATCAACTTCATCGCGACCATCTTCACCGAGCGCGGCGAGGAGGTCGGCTGGTCGAACCTCGACATCTTCTCGTGGACGATCCTCACCCAGTCCGGCCTCATCCTCTTCGCGTTCCCCCTCCTGGGCAGCGCCATCGTGATGCTCCTGCTCGACCGGAACTTCGACACGATGTTCTTCGCCGTGGAAGGTGGTGGGACGATCCTCTGGCAACACCTGTTCTGGTTCTTCGGCCATCCGGAGGTGTACATCCTCGTCCTCCCGCCGATGGGCATCGTCAGCTACGTCCTCCCGCGCTTCGCGGGCCGGAAGCTGTTCGGCTTCAAGTTCGTCGTCTACTCCACGCTCGCCATCGGGGTGCTCTCCTTCGGCGTCTGGGCGCACCACATGTTCACGACGGGCATCGACCCGCGGCTGCGGGCTAGCTTCATGGCGGTGTCGCTGGCCATCGCCATCCCGAGCGCGGTCAAGACGTTCAACTGGATCACGACGATGTGGAACGGCAGCATCAAGCTGACCACGCCGATGCTGTTCTGTATCGGCTTCATCTCGAACTTCATCATCGGCGGCGTCACCGGGGTGTTCCTCGCGGCCATCCCGGTCGACCTGGTGCTCCACGACACGTACTACGTCGTCGGGCACTTCCACTACATCGTGATGGGTGCCATCTCCTTCGCCGGCTTCGCCGGCCTCTACTACTGGTACCCGATGTACACCGGCCGGATGTACCAGCGCACGCTCGGCAAGTGGCACTTCTGGCTCTCGATGATCGGCACCAACCTGACGTTCTTCGCCATGATCCTGCTGGGCTACGCCGGCTTCACGCGCCGGTACGCCACCTACTCCGGGATCACGGTCGGCCCCATCGAGATGATCACCATCCTGCACCAGCTCGCCACCGTCGGCGCGTTCATCCTGCTCATCGGGCAGATCATCTTCGTCTGGAACATGGTGAGCTCGTGGATCGACGGGCCGAAAGTCGAGGACGGTGACCCGTGGAACCTCAAGGAGAGCGGCGTCCACACCCGCGAGTGGACCTGGTTCGACCGCCAGCTCGACACCGCCCTCACGGACGGCGGCGACGAGGAGGAGGCGCTGCCGGACGGCGGGACGGAGTCGGTCGACGACGGCCGTACCGCGGACGACGAGACGTAGGCGGTCAGTTCGACGGCGCTTTTCGTTCGGTCGATACGACGTCGCGGGACGGCTTCCGTCCTCACCCCATCACGAGGACGATGCCCATCACGAACATCAACACGACGATACCCCCGAGGACGAGCCCCAGCAGTTCCTTCTCGCTCATACTCGCGGTAGGACCGGAGAGCGCAAAAGCCTAACCGTTCCCGCCCCTAGCCGGGACCATGTCGACGCTGCTGGATGAGCGGATCGGCGGAAAGCGGATGGTGATCGGCATCTACACCGCCATCGTCGCGCTCGCCGCCGTCTTCGGCGCGATGGTTGGGCTGGTGCTGCCGGCAAAGGCAAACGCCCCCGAGACCGCCGGGTTCGGTCCGTTCGTCTTCGAGATCAACCCGCTGAACTTCGCGCTGTACGGGGCGATAAACATCGCGCTCGTCCTCGGCGCGCTCATCCTCCTGATGTCGGCCGTCTCGAACCGGTATCCCGACGCCTAACCCTGCCCGACCATCCCGTCCTCGTCGTCCCACTCCGACTCCCGGAGTTCGTACTTCTGGACCTTTCCGGTCGCGGTCGTCGGGAGTTCCTCGACGAACTCGAACCGGCGGACGACCTTGTACCCCGCGAGCCGTGACTCGCAGAACTCCCTGAGTTCGTCCGGCGAGACCGGCGGGTCGTCGGGGTCGTCGTTCGACGGGACGACGAACGCCTTGGGCGTCTCGCCCCACTGCTCGCTGGGGGCGGGGATGACCGCGACCTGCTGCACCGCGTCGTGGTCGTAGAGGGTGTCCTCGAGTTCGATGCTGGAGATGTTCTCCCCGCCCGAGATGATGATGTCCTTCTTCCGGTCCTTGATGGCCACCATGCCGTTGTCGTCGACGGTCGCCAGGTCGCCGGTGTGGTAGTACCCCTCGATCCGGTCCGTGAACGCTTCCTCGGTCGCCTCGGGCTTGTTCCAGTAGCGGTCCATCACCTGATTGCCACGCACGACGACCTCGCCGATGGTCGCGTCGTCCCGGGGAACGTCATCGCCGTCCTCGTCGACGACGCGGACATCCGTGCCGAGATAGCCCAGCCCCTGCCGCTTTTTCACCTTGAACCGGGCGTCGCTGTCCGCGTCGAACAGCCGGCGGGCGTCGGAGGTGGTGATGAGCGGCCCGGTCTCGGTCGCGCCGTAGACGTGTTTCAGCCGCCAGCCGAACTCGTCCTCGACCGTGCGGATGGTCGCCTCCGGCGGGGCGCTGCCGGCGGTCGCGATCCGGACGTCGCAGTCGCCGGTGGTCGCGACGTCGCCGTCCCGCTGGTCGTAGTAGTCACAGAGCATGTTCAGCACGGTCGGCGCGCCACAGAGGTAGGACACGTCCTCGGCGACGACGGTGTCGAATATCTCCCCGGCGTCGACGCCGCGGGTGCAGACGTGCGTCGCACCCATCCCGGTGACGGCGTAGATGTGTCCCCAGCCGTTGACGTGGAACATCGGCAGGGTCCAGAGGTAGACGTCGTCGTCCCTGAGCTCCTGATGGACGCTCACGAGGTAGGCGTGCAGCGTCTCGGTCCGGTGGGTCCGGACGACGCCTTTCGGATCACCGGTCGTCCCGGAGGTGTAGTTGATGGTGATGTCGTCGTCCTCGCTCATCGCCGGGCGGTCGTAGTCGGTGCCGGCCGACTCGACCACGTCGTCGAACGCCGCCCAGTCGCCGTCGACGGCGTCCGCGTCGTTGGTGACGAACGTCTCCGTGGGTACGTCGTCCCGGACGGCCTCGATCCGGTCGGCGTACTCGTGGTCGGCGTAGACGACGTCGACGCCCGCGTCCGTGAGGATGTACTCGAAGTCGTCCGGCACCAGCCGGTAGTTCAGCGGCGTGTGGACCGCACCGACCTGCATGCTCCCGAAGGCGGCTTCGAGGTGGTAGTGCGTGTTCGGGTCCAGCACCGCCACGCGGTCGCCCTTCTCGACGCCCCGGTCCTGCAGGAAGGCGGCGAACCCGTCGGCTCGCTCGCCCAGTTCGTCGTAGCTGTACCGCTCCCCGGTCGTCGCGACGACGGCGTCCTGTTCCCCGTAGTGGCGGCGCGCGCGGTCGAGGAAGTCCGTAACCAGCAGTGGCTTTTCCATGGCGGTTCGCACGACGGGCGAAACCATAATAGAAGTTATTGACGTTCCCGGGGACTGGGAACTCGGGTGACACGCCACCCGCACCCCGTGGGACCGGCGCGCCGCGACTCCCGGCGTCCTGAGCGCGTGGGAGTAGCTGTCCCGTCAGGCCATTCCGACGGTCTCCCGGTAGGAGCCGTGGCGGGCCTCGAACACGTCCATGATCTCCCCCATCGTCGCGTACGCCTTCACCGCCCGGACCATCGGCGGCATCACGTTCTCGCCGGCGGCGATGGCGTCGTCGATGGCGGCGAGCGCGGCCTCAACGGCCTCGTCGTCGCGCTCCGCCTTCACGTCGGCGAGGCGCTCGCGCTGGCGCTCCTGAACCTCCTCGTCGACCTTGAGGATGTCGGGGCGGGTGTCCTCCTCGATCTCGTACTCGTTGACGCCGACGACGGTCTCCTCGCCGGCCTCGACGCGCTCCTGGTACTCGTAGGAGGCGTCCTGGATCTCCCGGTGGAAGTAGCCCGAGGAGATCCCCTCCAGCACGCCGTCGCGGACGGAGCCGTCGCCCATCTCCCTGATCTCCTCGATGTACGCCATCGCCTCCTCCTCCACGTCGTCGGTGAGGCTCTCGACGGCGAAGCTCCCGCCCAGGGGGTCGACGATGTCGGCCGCGCCGCTCTCCTCGGCGATGATCTGCTGGGTGCGCAGGGCGACGCGGACGGCCTCCTCGCTGGGGAGGGCGAGCGCCTCGTCGAAGCTGTTGGTGTGGAGGCTCTGGGTCCCGCCGAGCACGCCGGCCAGCGCCTGAATGGTGACGCGGACGACGTTGTTCAGCGGCTGCTGGGCCGTCAGCGACTGGCCGGCGGTCTGGGTGTGGAACTTGAGCTGTCGGGAGGCGTCGGCCTCCGCGCCGTACCACTCCTTCATGACGCGGGCGTAGATGCGCCGGGCGGCGCGGAACTTCGCCACCTCCTCGAAGAGGGAGTTGTGCGAGTTGAAGAAGAAGGACAGCTGTGGGGCGAATTCGTCGACGTCCAGCCCGCGGTCCAGACAGTCCTCGACGTACGCGAAGCCGTCGGCGAGGGTAAAGGCGAGTTCCTGGACGGCGGTCGACCCGGCCTCGCGGATGTGGTAGCCCGAGACGGAGATCGGCTTGAACTTCGGCGTCTCCTCGACGGCGAACTCGATGGTGTCGGTGACGATGTCGAGGCTCGGCTCCGGCGGGATCACCCACTCCTTCTGTGCGATGAACTCCTTCAGCATGTCGTTCTGGAGGGTGCCCCGTATCTTCTCGCGGGGGACGCCCTGCTGGTCGGCCAGCGCGACGTACATCGCGTAGATGACGGGCGCGGAGGGGTTGATCGTGAAGGAGGTCGACACCTCGCCCAGGTCGATCCCGTCGAACAGGATCTCCATGTCCCGGAGCGTGTCGACGGCGACGCCCTCCTTGCCGACCTCGCCGTCCGAGAGGGGGTCGTCCGAGTCCTTTCCCATCAGCGTCGGCATGTCGAACGCCGTCGAGAGCCCGGTCTGGCCCTCGTCGGTGAGGTAGTGGAACCGCTCGTTGGTCTCCTCGGCGGTGCCGAAGCCGGCGAACTGCCGCATCGTCCACGTCCGGCCGCGGTACATCGTCGGGTAGGGACCGCGGGTAAACGGCGGCTCGCCGGGGAAGCCGATATCCTCCTCGTAGTCGATGTCAGCCACGTCGTCGGGCGTGTAGAGGCGGTCGACCTCCATGTTCGACACCGTCGCGAAGCGGTCGCTGCGCTCGCCGTGGCGCTCCAGCGTCGGGTCGAGCGTCTCCGCCTCCCACCGCTCCTTGCCCTCCCGGATGGCCGCGAGATCGTCATCGTCGTACATGAACGAAAATATTGCCGGCGTGCCCATTAATGATCCGGGTTCGGCGGCCGAACGGCGCGACCTCATAGTGTTTGCTCTCACTGCTCACCGTGGTCGCCGGCACCCGCGGGCGACCACCGGTACTTGGCGAGAGCAAACACTATCAGTAATCCCCCATCACGCCGCGGCGGCGGGCGACCCCCGTGCAGTACGCGAAGACGGCGTAGCCGATCGCGGCGTAGCCGACGCCCGTCCCGACGAGGACGGCGAGGTTCGTCGCCGAGAACTCCCAGATGTGAACGCCGTCCCGCATCGCCGACTGGAGCATCGCGCTCCCCTGGGACAGCGGCAGGAAGCGAACCGCGCCGACCTCGGAGACCGGTGCGGCGATGAGGGCGATCAGCACGAACTGCATCAGCTGGGTGACGTTCTCGACCCGTTTGTACACCATCGCCAGCCCGGCGAAGACGAAGCCGATGCCGACGACGGAGGCGACGGCGAACACGCTGATCGGCACGACGGTCAGCAGGTCGACCGCGAGCGTCCGGTCCGTCGTCAGCAGCATCAGCGCGAGCACGATC
It includes:
- a CDS encoding alpha/beta fold hydrolase; translation: MKLRKAAAAAVGGLGATALANRALARRAEPLDPPLPGDEGTYRWRGLDVAYTEAGDPEDPDLLLLHGVNAAGTSMEFAPVFERLAESYHVIAPDLPGFGRSDRPPLLYSASLYESFVTDFARDLTDDAVCVASSLTGSYAVAAAETVGFERLVLICPSDSSMPGRRVWLRTLLRSPLVGTALFNLIASRPSIQYFSADHGYYDTDNRDPEKADYQWQSAHQPGARYAPASFISGFLDPDLDLDEAIADLDVPVTLVWGRESDITPLSDGRALADEADARLVVVDYARLLPHAEHPDEFVDAVAPDLPRVEGE
- a CDS encoding Zn-ribbon domain-containing OB-fold protein, yielding MTDNPTGARDAGYDDFLDAVETGEPYYLACPEGHGWLPPRTVCPDCGSADLSEESLPGAGEVETYTVAHVAAPSFADDAPYVTAITRFGPVRVTGLLRGVAPDDVERGLAVELAVGASETTGRRLLALDPR
- a CDS encoding thiolase C-terminal domain-containing protein, whose protein sequence is MTGVRVAGVGLTEFGESPERTGRELFGTAADRAFGDAGVPRDDVESLRYGNFMGELSERQGHQGPLMAETAGVRAPATRYESACASSAAALRSAVRDVRHGEEDVVLVGGAERMTNLGTAGATEALAIAADELWEVRAGMTFPGAYALMAQAYFAAYGGDREDLAAIAVKNHEHALDNELAQYQRSITVDDVLDAPPVAEPLGLYDSCPISDGASALVLVSEEYAAEHGVDAPVAVTGSGQGGDGMALQDREHLARTPAADEAAAAAYDDAGVGPDDVDFAEVHDCFTIAEALALESLDLYEVGEAIGAARRGETTRDGDLPVNLSGGLKAKGHPVGATGVSQVAEATQLLRGDHVNSDAVADAEVGVAHNAGGTVASCIVHILEVAA
- a CDS encoding DUF7541 family protein, yielding MDEEPGLSDQYRMSSPWPVLIAFGLAIAEVGIVWPLVPLAVGGLLMFVGSVVGILREAGYVESPWPLLSGFAVALVAIGVGLFLYSGGAIAVNSVTESMRTPGSIGLRGLAIAVAGVLALAGAVLGKYWTTANAEPRV
- a CDS encoding DUF6684 family protein: MSEKVFDRETLLDLTVNVIPLGIMLFFIGAFTFANPFGWDVVYSTLQFAIVGSMMVLLTLLTYWSGKLISEDEMAREDAAEDANAE
- a CDS encoding cbb3-type cytochrome c oxidase subunit I translates to MAIEGQLALTVLMGALLLGVAVWITRLENWRSYTPLAGGGAVGEETGYGHHEKPGGLIRWLTTVDHKDIGILYGTYALIAFVWGGLAAVLMRAELSTESIALLGNTQVYNALLTSHGITMLFLFGTPIIAAFANYLVPLLIDADDMAFPRINAIAFWLLPPGALLIWGGFFIAPFTDAVSNAAATSWTMYPPLSVEQTNPTVDLMLLGLHLTGVSATMGAINFIATIFTERGEEVGWSNLDIFSWTILTQSGLILFAFPLLGSAIVMLLLDRNFDTMFFAVEGGGTILWQHLFWFFGHPEVYILVLPPMGIVSYVLPRFAGRKLFGFKFVVYSTLAIGVLSFGVWAHHMFTTGIDPRLRASFMAVSLAIAIPSAVKTFNWITTMWNGSIKLTTPMLFCIGFISNFIIGGVTGVFLAAIPVDLVLHDTYYVVGHFHYIVMGAISFAGFAGLYYWYPMYTGRMYQRTLGKWHFWLSMIGTNLTFFAMILLGYAGFTRRYATYSGITVGPIEMITILHQLATVGAFILLIGQIIFVWNMVSSWIDGPKVEDGDPWNLKESGVHTREWTWFDRQLDTALTDGGDEEEALPDGGTESVDDGRTADDET
- a CDS encoding DUF7520 family protein; amino-acid sequence: MSTLLDERIGGKRMVIGIYTAIVALAAVFGAMVGLVLPAKANAPETAGFGPFVFEINPLNFALYGAINIALVLGALILLMSAVSNRYPDA
- a CDS encoding long-chain-fatty-acid--CoA ligase encodes the protein MEKPLLVTDFLDRARRHYGEQDAVVATTGERYSYDELGERADGFAAFLQDRGVEKGDRVAVLDPNTHYHLEAAFGSMQVGAVHTPLNYRLVPDDFEYILTDAGVDVVYADHEYADRIEAVRDDVPTETFVTNDADAVDGDWAAFDDVVESAGTDYDRPAMSEDDDITINYTSGTTGDPKGVVRTHRTETLHAYLVSVHQELRDDDVYLWTLPMFHVNGWGHIYAVTGMGATHVCTRGVDAGEIFDTVVAEDVSYLCGAPTVLNMLCDYYDQRDGDVATTGDCDVRIATAGSAPPEATIRTVEDEFGWRLKHVYGATETGPLITTSDARRLFDADSDARFKVKKRQGLGYLGTDVRVVDEDGDDVPRDDATIGEVVVRGNQVMDRYWNKPEATEEAFTDRIEGYYHTGDLATVDDNGMVAIKDRKKDIIISGGENISSIELEDTLYDHDAVQQVAVIPAPSEQWGETPKAFVVPSNDDPDDPPVSPDELREFCESRLAGYKVVRRFEFVEELPTTATGKVQKYELRESEWDDEDGMVGQG
- a CDS encoding methylmalonyl-CoA mutase family protein produces the protein MYDDDDLAAIREGKERWEAETLDPTLERHGERSDRFATVSNMEVDRLYTPDDVADIDYEEDIGFPGEPPFTRGPYPTMYRGRTWTMRQFAGFGTAEETNERFHYLTDEGQTGLSTAFDMPTLMGKDSDDPLSDGEVGKEGVAVDTLRDMEILFDGIDLGEVSTSFTINPSAPVIYAMYVALADQQGVPREKIRGTLQNDMLKEFIAQKEWVIPPEPSLDIVTDTIEFAVEETPKFKPISVSGYHIREAGSTAVQELAFTLADGFAYVEDCLDRGLDVDEFAPQLSFFFNSHNSLFEEVAKFRAARRIYARVMKEWYGAEADASRQLKFHTQTAGQSLTAQQPLNNVVRVTIQALAGVLGGTQSLHTNSFDEALALPSEEAVRVALRTQQIIAEESGAADIVDPLGGSFAVESLTDDVEEEAMAYIEEIREMGDGSVRDGVLEGISSGYFHREIQDASYEYQERVEAGEETVVGVNEYEIEEDTRPDILKVDEEVQERQRERLADVKAERDDEAVEAALAAIDDAIAAGENVMPPMVRAVKAYATMGEIMDVFEARHGSYRETVGMA
- a CDS encoding ABC transporter permease; amino-acid sequence: MSTPSVSGPTAGRLTLLRAVLVKKALLLVRYPVNTLSQIVSVYLFFAVIFFGGRAAASSVGGVGSLSSTLDGLVVGWFLWTMSLTAYFGLAMNVTRESQWGTLEQLYMSPYGFGTVMGAKVVANVLESLVWGGIVLALMLLTTDRTLAVDLLTVVPISVFAVASVVGIGFVFAGLAMVYKRVENVTQLMQFVLIALIAAPVSEVGAVRFLPLSQGSAMLQSAMRDGVHIWEFSATNLAVLVGTGVGYAAIGYAVFAYCTGVARRRGVMGDY